CAGTACCGTCGTTCATGCGTACAGTGATCTTGGGAGGCATTTCCACGATCATCTCCCGGGGCGGCGAATTGTCTTGATGATTGCGGATGGCTGCTTTGATGGTCTTGTCATCAGCGGCCGCCAGAGGCAGACGGAAGATCACCTCATCGGAGTCATTAAGAGGCGCACGGTCGGCATCGTTGTACAACCTCCCAATAATCACCGGCTGGTTCACATCGCCTTTGTCGAACCCCACCAGGACCAGGTCGCCTATGTTGGGAATGGCCGCCGTACCGATATGTCCGGTAGCCACCGGCACATGCTTCAGCAGCAGGCCACTGTTCTTCAGCCGGACGTCACAACCGTAGTTGTCACTGTCGCCACTGGCGCTGTGCGGATTCACGGCATCCACCAGCCCCAGCTCCGTGATCCGGACGTTTCTCAACTCGTGGCGGATGATCTCCTGAATTGTGTCAATGATCGTGCTCATATTCTGCGTGCCTTCAACCTTTCCCGAACCGGCAATGAAAAATCTTTGTTCTTCCTTTGCGTCCTGCGCGGTGAAAAGGCTTTACTGCTTCAAATTGCCCTGAACCCTACCCTGGTCGTAAATCCTCCTGTCTTGGTAATCTCATGGACCACGCTGCGCACCTGAAAGTCTGTGTTCAGACTGGAATCCGGCATGGAGCGAAACCGGATGGCGTCGCCGAGTTTCACGCCGGGGCGTCCGATGGTCAGCACCCAGCCTTCGAGTTTGCGCCGCTGCAGGCGCGTCTGGGCCGCGTCGGCGGCGGCCTGCGCCGCTTCATGCGTGCGCAAAACCGGGCGCTCCAGCAGCAGTTCCGGCGAACCTGATCCGGAGCTTCCTTTGGACCCGCTGAAATCCTTGGTCAGCCACGGCCAGGCATCGGCCCCCTGACTGCCCGTTGGACTTTCGCCGAAGGCTTCCACCGATTCAGCCCAGGTCGGCGCTCTCTTCACTTTCAACTCCAGCACGTGCCTGGCATGCTCAAAAATCTGCACGGCATTCCCCGTGGTGAACTTCTGAAAGACCAGCTTGCCGTCAGAATTGAAATACGCGTCGAAACCGCAAAGCCCAGCCAGATTGCTGATGTGGCGATGGAAGCTGCGGCGCCCGTCCACCACGTACGCCGGGAAATTGATGCCGTCTTCCACCGCGGCCACATCCACAGAGGCCTGGCTGCAGAGATCGCGGACGATCGCGCCCGCCGTCTTGCTCTCGAAAGTCTTTTCGGTAAAGCTGTGGAGCAGCTTCTGCGCGGCCGTGTAGCCAATCACGCGGTTGCGGGTGATGCCCGGCTCCACGGTCACAATCTTGCCCGCCATCACCTGCGTAAAACCGCCGTTGTCGGCGTAGCCAAGTTCCACCGTAAGATCGTCGTCCACTGCGGGATGAAGACCGTTCACCTGTCCCAGTTCCACGATGAAGCGGTCGGCGGGCGCGTCCATGCCAAGCTCCACGCGCAGGTCCACGGCGGTGCTGGCCTTGGGCTCGTGCGTGGTGTCAACGCGCTTGCTGCCGATGGTCAGTTTGTAGGATGGGGTCAGCATAGATGCTTTTAACTCATTAGGTTCTTGAGTTGTGTCCGACGCTGCTCCAGGCGGCGCGCCATGAGTGTAGTTTCTGGCGGCAGAGCCTGGAAAAGTGCCTGTTTGTCTTTGATCGCGTCATGAATCACCAGCACGGAGTCAAACTGTTTCACCAGTTGCCTTGCCACGCTACGGACACGATCCGGTTCAACGTCGGCAACCATCATCAGAAATGCTGGTATGTAAAGTTCTGAATGCGCGACAGCATCAAAATTGGTTCCCAAGAACAAGGATTCCAGGACGTTCAGATATTCTGCAGCCTGCGAGCGCACACGTGACACGATAGCAGCGTATCGATCAGGTCCGACCGAATCAGGTGAGAAATTGCCTCCCACGATTTCCAAGATGTCTTTTTTCATGTCCTCGAGATTCGTGTCCATAGGCTCCTCTAAAAATCTCCAGCCAGCCGGTTTCCAGTCGTATTGTCGGCCGCCGGATTCAGATCACCCGCGATTGGGAACCGGGCCGTCCGCAGCCGCTTGGCCCAGTTGATGACATTGTTGTTGTTAGGGTCGTTATCCGGGTCTGGAGTATGAAAATTCTGAATACGGCGGTAAATTTTGACGTCAGGCAGAGGGATGCCGAAACCGAGAGGAGCATTGGTATTAAATGTGAAAAACTGGCGAGGTACCGCGCCGTCCCCGCGATTGAATAGCACATGGTGTAACTCATGGCCTAATGTTTCGTTCTCCAAATTCAAACCAGTGTTGATAAACACGAAATGGCGGTTGTCTAAAGTTACTGTGCCGCCGGCGGGCAGCGGAATTGGCACCCGTGGAAAGGTTGTGGAATAAGCGTTAGCGGCACTGAGACTGACAAATACTACCGTAAGTGTGTCATCGGGCGTGACAGGAATCAGATCACCCAGGGCAGCCTGTTCCTGCGGGTTGTTTGCACTGCCGCCATACACGCCAGTAGCATCAATCGCTGCCGCCGGTATAACACGATCAGCAGTTGGCTGGGGATCAATCTGAATTCCAACCTGATTCCAGCGCCGATTGGCATGTCGGAACTGATTGGCTATTTCCGGGTCGGTTGCAGGTATCAAGGCTGGAAATGCCCCATTCAAATACCTCAATACGCGTGCACTTACTCTCTTGCGTTCGTCGGCAATGACGCTGATGGGAAATGCGGCGGTGGTTCCATTGTGGGGCTTCGTGAATACGGCGGTAAATGTCGTTGCTGCAACTGCCGTAACTGCGACCACCTCCTCATTTATGCCGGCATCGATGCTTAAAGCGGCTCCTACCCGGATCAACGGCGACATAGCAGTAGGAGTCAACGTAGATATTCCCGGGGCCACATTATCGGTGGAATCGGAAGTGGAAAACCTTGTCATAAAGCCTTGAATCTGGAACGCTGATGCTGTTCCATTGTGCGGATTGGCAAACCTGGCCGTAAATGTGGTCGCAGTGACTGCAGTTACTGCCACCTCCTCCTGGTTGGCGCCTGTGTCAATCGTCAACGATTGCCCCACATGGATCGACCAGTTCAGCCCTAAAACGCTTCCGGACATGGCCGCCGGGGTCAAGGTAGAAACACCGGGCACCACATTGTCGGTCGAGTCGGAAGTCGAAAATCTCATCCTGCGCTCAAATAATGGCAACGTGAGAGAGACAATACCCCCACCGGAAGGTGAGTATTCCGCGCGGACGAAGCCGTCGATAGCTGCGCGTCGGGTGCGATGGTTGCTTTGCCCGGCATTCCGGAGCCCGGCATCGGGCGCGGGAGGCGTAAATCCACTGTGGGTTGGGAAGTCACGGTCGGTATCGTCGGTTACGAGCATGACGGCTTTTGAGACAAACACCTTGGATCCCGGAGCCAGCTCAACCAACGTCAATGATTGGACCGCCGGCGCATCGTCATTTCCCTGCCCTGCGGTCAATGTTTTCCAGTTCAGTGATATTTGCGTGCCTGCCGCGGTTGGGTCGGACACACGGAAATGGAACTTGCGCTTGTCAGCTCCTACAAAGTTGTCATTTTCTGCCGCATTGTTTCTTACATTTTGAACGGCATCGTAGGCATTGTCCCAAATCCCAAAGCGAACAAATGTCAGAGCTTGGGCCGCCGCTGTGGCTTGCGCAACTGCCTCAATGAGGAACACTCTGATCGTAACTGAGCGAGTGACTCCTGCGATCGTTGCGCTTAACACGGTTTCCGCCGCTGCGGCGCGGGAAACCGTATGCAACTGCGGGTCAGGAACTGCATTGCCGCCCGCCCATCGGATCAAGTCTGAGGGTATGGCAAAGGGGGCTGGGTCCAGGTCCGCATGCACGGTTACAACTTCGGTAGGCGAGCCTTCAGTAATAAAGATGGTGCTGTTGGCCGCTCCTATTCTTCGTGCGCCCTCCACCCGCAACTCCGGAAAGCTGGAAACCAGAAGAATGACCCGGCGGGTCACCGGCTGGCCCCCGCCCGCCGGCGTATAAGTAGCGACCACTTCCACGGTCCTGTTGCCCGACACGCTATCTGTGGCCACTGTCCGCTGGAGGTTATTCGCGCCGGCATCGCCGCCCGTCATGGTGAGCGTTCCCACGCTCGGATCAATCATGCGGTCTGGGATGTGGGCGTCCACGGTCACCGGGCCGGCTGAACCTAGAATCGCAATGAAGCGGTTGCTGAGCGATGCCCCGATTCTGGTCACGCCCGCGCCGGAAACGCTCAGCGTGAGGGGCACACAATCATCATGCGCTCCCTGGGAAGCGCGGGCGCGGTCCACCTCATCCTGAATTAAGGTGCGGTTGTCGCCTGCCAGCGTACCCGGAAGCATGAGGCGTCCGGCATTGGCTGGAGTGTCGGTAACATGGTCGAGATTGAGATAATGCCCCAGTTCGTGGGCCAGCACCTGGGACGTCTGGTCGGCATTCAGGGCAACGCTCAGCGGTGGGCCGAGAATCGTGGTCTGGAAACGATCTCCCACCGCGCAACCCGCGATTCCCTGCGAGGCCCCGTTCTCAACAGAAATGCCGAACCCGGCCTCGCCATTTCCCGCCAGGTCGCCGAAGAAAAAAACGTTGAGCACGCCCGGAAGGGAATCCGCGGCGCGGTCCAGCAGAATTTCAAACTCGGCGTCGTCTACCTCACATTCCGTGCGAAACGAATAGGTCTCATGGGCGATGTCGGCGTCATTCAGCTCAAAATGGATGCGCGCCTGCCGCCAGATCTGGTTGGCGGCGTCAAACGCGGCGCGGATTTCAGCGTCGGTATGGGCAGTCGCCTGGCGCTCTGGGGGCCCGCCGGCCGACGGGCAGGTGCGCACCGCGCGTGTCAGCGGATGCAATGCAGTCATCATGTGCACCACAACCGGCACCCGGATTTCGCGCAGAACGGGATCGTGCAGAATGACAACATTCAGCCGGTCTGTATCGGCGTTCATTTCCTTGCAGACAATGGAGCCACGGGCCGCGCTGTCATCCTCTTCCTGCAGCCGGGCCAGAACAGGCACCCGGTGGCCGCTGACTTCGTGCCTCACTTCCAGGATGTACACGCCGAACGGCAGATCGGCAAACTGGAAGGCGCCGTTCGCATCGGTGCGCGCGGGCACCGGCTCGCCGGTGGACCGTTCGTCTGCTTTGTTGGTTCCATCAGGAGCAATGAGGACGAAGTTCTTTTGCGCGTAAGGGGTCCCGTCATCGAAAACAATGGTTCCCTGCACCGTGAACGTACCGGGATGAACGGGTTGGCGAAGCCATTCGTTGCCCTGGGGCTGGCCGCCTGGAGGGAGGCGCGGCACCACGAAGCAGGCCCGATGATGCACGTCTCCCGGCCCCAGGCACCAACTGGTGTTGACCGCTCCAGCAGCGGGCAGATTGAAGGTGTCCGGCTGCGGAATCTGACATGGAAGCTGGGTTGCATGAACGAAGAGCAACTCGACCCTGCGGTTCTGACGCTTGGCCGCATGTACGTTCACCACCGGGTCCTGGGAAGCAACACCCGTCCACTTCAGAATTTCTCCCGGGCAGTTGGAAAAAAACTGGCTTTCAAGGACATTCAGCGAGTCCTGGCCCAGATAGGCCTTGATCAGTTCCTCCCATGTCGGATCGTCCATGGTCGTGCCGGGAGGCAACCCCACGTGGCAACGGAAAGCGCGGATGGCCTCGCGCGTAAGAGGACCATCCTGGCCATCGATAATGCCGGGATAGAATTCCAGGTCCTGAAGCATGTATTGGACCTGGTGCAGGTCCCAGTTGTCCTGAATCGTGGGATGCGAAACAGTCTGATGCTGGCGCAACTGCTGCCATTCGGCCACAGCGCCTGTCCGATCACGTCCAAACGTCAGGTAAGCAAACACGGCGCGGGCGCGGCGCTCTGACAGAGATTGATTGTAGGGATCGCTGTTGGTGAGCACTCCCGGCGAACCCACTTGGTCGGTATTGCCGGAAATGAGCAGTTTTGCGGTCGGATTGTTGCGGGCAAACTCCGCCGCGTCGCGTAATACCTCGCGCATGCACGGTTCGATAAACGCCTTGTCCATGGCGAAGGTCACCACGAACATCTGCGCAATCACCGCGCCCGGCGTAAGGTGGATGGTGACCCTGGTGGTCTGCCCGTTTTGCAGCGTGGCGCCGGCCGACCCGGACATCGCCTGCGGCGCGCTGACCACTGCCTGAGCGGTGTACTGGCCCGCCGGCAAATCTGTTTGCGTCCACTCATTATTGTTGCGATTGGTCAAGACGCGCGTGGTGCGCGTCCCGCCGCTCTGGGGCCCATCTGCCGATACTGTTACGGTGCTGAAGTCGAAGTTTGGCTGGCCATCAACGATGACCTCCACGACCAGCGTCGCTTTGTCCACCTGAGGCGGAGGAGGGGGAGGCTGCGGGGGCGGCGCCACTGCCGGCGGCGGTGGAGGAATGAATTCGAGCAGCGCCACCGCGTACTCAAAGCGCTCGGGCTTCCCTGCCAGCTCACGAACGTTGAGTTCCTCGATCAGCATCTGGTCCACTTGCGTGGCCGTGGCAATATCGGCCACAAAGGGCACAGGCTCCGTGCCCTGGAACTTCTCCCGCAACTTCTTCAACCCGCCGGCCGCTTCGGGACCGGTGAGCACGCCATTCAATTCAATGCGGACCGCGCGCCGGCCCAGGTCCTGAAGAAAGTCGCCGTCGAGCGCGGGCACACTATGGCGGCTGACGGCTTCACTCTCTTCCGCGTCGATCTTCTGGACCTGTTGTAGCTCGATGTCATCGAGCATGGGTTTGGCCGGCATGTCTTACTCTTCCGCCAGGTGTACTGCCTGGCGCTTTTACTGTTTAAGCGTTAAGCGCGTTGAGGTCGCCGACGATCGCGTCGATCAGGTCGGTGATGTCCTTTTTCACAGCGTCGAGCGACGGCAACCCGGTCACCACGTTCACGACGTTCAACACATCGTCGATGGCGGCTTTCTGGTCCGGCAGAAGGGTCTCGGCAGTCTGCAGAAGCGTCTTGGCAGCCCCTGAGAATCCAGCGACCTGTGCGAGCCCCTGAATGCCGCCGACATTCAGGTTCTGGATCTGGGTCTTCAGGCTTGTGAGCAGGCCGATCAGCTTAGTCACCAGTTGCCCGATCTGTGGGCCGACCTGCGGTATCTGTTTCAACGCCTGGATTGCGGGCTTGATGGTTGCCACGTTAGCGTCAAGAAACGTTTTGAACTGATTCAGCGCGTTCTTCAAATCGTCATATAACGTTGGGCTTGGCATTTTGTTTTCT
This region of Terriglobia bacterium genomic DNA includes:
- a CDS encoding phage baseplate assembly protein V; its protein translation is MSTIIDTIQEIIRHELRNVRITELGLVDAVNPHSASGDSDNYGCDVRLKNSGLLLKHVPVATGHIGTAAIPNIGDLVLVGFDKGDVNQPVIIGRLYNDADRAPLNDSDEVIFRLPLAAADDKTIKAAIRNHQDNSPPREMIVEMPPKITVRMNDGTVQATAGKSEMTLDQTNATGGTVIIMAGQTKITMNQDGDVIVEAAGAMTLKANDDISIEGMNVNIKGQLQVNIEAQTQASFKGNTSAIVDGGASATLQGATIAVNGMTSFSV
- a CDS encoding OmpA family protein; the encoded protein is MPAKPMLDDIELQQVQKIDAEESEAVSRHSVPALDGDFLQDLGRRAVRIELNGVLTGPEAAGGLKKLREKFQGTEPVPFVADIATATQVDQMLIEELNVRELAGKPERFEYAVALLEFIPPPPPAVAPPPQPPPPPPQVDKATLVVEVIVDGQPNFDFSTVTVSADGPQSGGTRTTRVLTNRNNNEWTQTDLPAGQYTAQAVVSAPQAMSGSAGATLQNGQTTRVTIHLTPGAVIAQMFVVTFAMDKAFIEPCMREVLRDAAEFARNNPTAKLLISGNTDQVGSPGVLTNSDPYNQSLSERRARAVFAYLTFGRDRTGAVAEWQQLRQHQTVSHPTIQDNWDLHQVQYMLQDLEFYPGIIDGQDGPLTREAIRAFRCHVGLPPGTTMDDPTWEELIKAYLGQDSLNVLESQFFSNCPGEILKWTGVASQDPVVNVHAAKRQNRRVELLFVHATQLPCQIPQPDTFNLPAAGAVNTSWCLGPGDVHHRACFVVPRLPPGGQPQGNEWLRQPVHPGTFTVQGTIVFDDGTPYAQKNFVLIAPDGTNKADERSTGEPVPARTDANGAFQFADLPFGVYILEVRHEVSGHRVPVLARLQEEDDSAARGSIVCKEMNADTDRLNVVILHDPVLREIRVPVVVHMMTALHPLTRAVRTCPSAGGPPERQATAHTDAEIRAAFDAANQIWRQARIHFELNDADIAHETYSFRTECEVDDAEFEILLDRAADSLPGVLNVFFFGDLAGNGEAGFGISVENGASQGIAGCAVGDRFQTTILGPPLSVALNADQTSQVLAHELGHYLNLDHVTDTPANAGRLMLPGTLAGDNRTLIQDEVDRARASQGAHDDCVPLTLSVSGAGVTRIGASLSNRFIAILGSAGPVTVDAHIPDRMIDPSVGTLTMTGGDAGANNLQRTVATDSVSGNRTVEVVATYTPAGGGQPVTRRVILLVSSFPELRVEGARRIGAANSTIFITEGSPTEVVTVHADLDPAPFAIPSDLIRWAGGNAVPDPQLHTVSRAAAAETVLSATIAGVTRSVTIRVFLIEAVAQATAAAQALTFVRFGIWDNAYDAVQNVRNNAAENDNFVGADKRKFHFRVSDPTAAGTQISLNWKTLTAGQGNDDAPAVQSLTLVELAPGSKVFVSKAVMLVTDDTDRDFPTHSGFTPPAPDAGLRNAGQSNHRTRRAAIDGFVRAEYSPSGGGIVSLTLPLFERRMRFSTSDSTDNVVPGVSTLTPAAMSGSVLGLNWSIHVGQSLTIDTGANQEEVAVTAVTATTFTARFANPHNGTASAFQIQGFMTRFSTSDSTDNVAPGISTLTPTAMSPLIRVGAALSIDAGINEEVVAVTAVAATTFTAVFTKPHNGTTAAFPISVIADERKRVSARVLRYLNGAFPALIPATDPEIANQFRHANRRWNQVGIQIDPQPTADRVIPAAAIDATGVYGGSANNPQEQAALGDLIPVTPDDTLTVVFVSLSAANAYSTTFPRVPIPLPAGGTVTLDNRHFVFINTGLNLENETLGHELHHVLFNRGDGAVPRQFFTFNTNAPLGFGIPLPDVKIYRRIQNFHTPDPDNDPNNNNVINWAKRLRTARFPIAGDLNPAADNTTGNRLAGDF